Proteins encoded within one genomic window of Camelina sativa cultivar DH55 chromosome 19, Cs, whole genome shotgun sequence:
- the LOC104767078 gene encoding uncharacterized protein LOC104767078, translating into MLPVSEDNLYPTWCDADDNKDPDLENLIEDIFHDRLRGNAWERLKTVNVRKKKRKVEDGKDGEIRSSQKEKKLKEAHSYDDEGAEVPDMKEKLCEEHIQDVVDDQKTLLDIWKLLEKLNGNISDLDKNLSSRMTCLETKFESFVKESKEAKTCAQPKEANSDNNEHDEAHSEAPSWIVEMKENSKEEFPVPQ; encoded by the exons ATGCTTCCAGTTTCAGAGGATAATCTGTATCCTACATGGTGCGATGCGGATGACAACAAGGACCCAGACCTTGAAAACTTGATTGAAGATATTTTCCATGATCGTTTAAGAGGCAATGCTTGGGAAAGATTGAAAACAGTCaatgtgaggaagaagaaacgaaaagtAGAAGATGGTAAAGATGGTGAGATCAGAAGTAGtcaaaaggagaagaagttgaaagagGCTCACTCTTATGATGATGAAGGAGCAGAAGTTCCAGACATGAAGGAGAAGTTATGCGAAGAACATATCCAG GATGTTGTGGATGATCAGAAAACCTTGTTGGATATTTGGAAGCTGTTGGAAAAACTGAATGGGAATATTTCAGACTTGGACAAGAATCTGAGCAGTAGGATGACCTGTTTGGAGACTAAATTCGAATCCTTTGTGAAAGAAAGTAAAGAGGCAAAAACTTGTGCTCAACCAAAAGAGGCCAATTCTGACAATAATGAACATGATGAGGCGCATAGTGAAGCACCT TCTTGGATTGTAGAGATGAAGgaaaattcaaaagaagaaTTTCCTGTCCCACAgtga
- the LOC104767079 gene encoding uncharacterized protein LOC104767079: protein MASSSEEAWSDPITQKASKVVDTTLSLLHDKLQELDGVTHGKRVPQLAGSQKFPFIGSSTVKRIITDDDHIKPVEDEKAERLMEFLASDEDERFAMDSYSVRFYWQIITPRDEWPSFNYGWLRGYHMVHAMAMFRKRLMRDPCPYPTQRIAFLDQYFIAKLEKDYNQFAPKNFLFRKTF from the exons ATGGCTTCTAGTTCTGAAGAGGCTTGGTCAGACCCTATAACACAGAAGGCTAGTAAAGTGGTAGATACTACATTGTCACTACTTCATGATAAGTTACAGGAGTTAGATGGGGTGACTCATGGTAAACGAGTGCCACAGTTGGCAGGATCGCAGAAGTTTCCTTTCATTGGCAGCTCTACAGTGAAGCGCATAATTACAGATGACGACCATATCAAACCTGTGGAAGATGAGAAAGCTGAGAGACTTATGGAGTTCCTTGCATCTGATGA GGATGAACGATTTGCAATGGATAGTTACTCTGTGAGATTCTATTGGCAGATTATAACTCCAAGAGATGAGTGGCCAAGCTTTAACTATGGATGGTTGAGAGGCTAT CACATGGTTCATGCAATGGCTATGTTTCGAAAACGGTTGATGCGTGATCCATGTCCGTACCCTACGCAACGCATAGCCTTCTTGGATCAATATTTTATCGCGAAGCTAGAAAAAGATTACAATCAGTTCGCACCTAAGAACTTCTTGTTCAGGAAAACCTTTTAA
- the LOC104767082 gene encoding aspartyl protease family protein 1-like: MYLDLLLLIASSWVLDRCEGIGEFGFEFHHRFSDQVVGVLPGDGLPNRDSSKYYRVMAHRDRLIRGRRLASVDQSLVTFSDGNETVRVDALGFLHYANVSVGTPANWFLVALDTGSDLFWLPCDCTNCVRELKAPGGSSLDLNIYSPNVSSTSSEVPCNSSLCTRGDRCASPQSNCPYQIRYLSNGTSSTGVLVEDVLHLVTNDKSSKTISARVTLGCGQVQTGVFHDSAAPNGLFGLGLEDVSVPSVLAKEGIVANSFSMCFGNDGAGRISFGDKGSVDQRETPLNIRQPHPTYNITVTKISVGGNTGDLEFDAVFDSGTSFTYLTDAAYTLISESFNSLALDKRYQTTDSELPFEYCYALSPNKDSFQYPAVNLTMKGGSSYPVYHPLVVIPMKDTDVYCLAIMKIEDISIIGQNFMTGYRVVFDREKLILGWKESDCYTGETSARTLPSNRSSSSARPPTSSFDPEATNIPSQRPSTSTSSTTYSLSISLSLFFFSILAIL; the protein is encoded by the exons ATGTAtctggatcttcttcttttgatagCTTCGAGCTGGGTTTTGGATAGATGCGAAGGAATTGGTGAATTTGGGTTTGAGTTTCATCACCGTTTCTCGGATCAGGTTGTTGGTGTTTTGCCTGGGGATGGTTTGCCTAATCGAGACTCTTCTAAGTATTACAGAGTCATGGCTCATCGTGATCGGTTAATCAGAGGTCGTAGGCTTGCCTCTGTTGATCAATCACTTGTTACTTTCTCTGACGGCAACGAAACTGTTCGTGTTGATGCCCTTGGATT TTTGCATTACGCTAATGTGTCAGTTGGTACGCCGGCTAATTGGTTTCTGGTTGCTTTAGATACTGGAagtgacttgttttggttgccCTGTGACTGCACTAATTGTGTTCGTGAATTGAAAGCGCCTGGTGGCTCG aGTTTGGACCTTAATATTTATAGCCCTAATGTATCATCGACAAGTTCTGAAGTTCCTTGTAATAGCTCTTTATGTACAAGAGGTGATCGTTGTGCTTCCCCTCAAAGTAATTGCCCTTACCAGATCCGGTATCTTTCTAATGGTACCTCGTCTACTGGAGTCTTGGTGGAGGATGTACTTCACTTAGTTACAAATGACAAAAGTTCCAAAACTATTTCCGCTCGAGTTACTTTGGG ATGTGGTCAAGTTCAGACCGGTGTATTCCATGATAGTGCAGCTCCAAATGGTCTTTTCGGTCTTGGCTTAGAAGACGTATCGGTTCCTAGCGTACTAGCAAAGGAGGGAATTGTGGCAAACTCATTCTCAATGTGTTTTGGGAATGATGGAGCTGGTAGGATCAGTTTTGGAGATAAAGGTAGCGTAGACCAACGGGAAACGCCATTGAACATAAGACAACCACA TCCTACTTACAATATCACCGTCACTAAAATAAGCGTTGGAGGAAATACAGGCGATCTTGAATTTGATGCTGTTTTCGACTCTGGAACCTCGTTCACTTATCTGACTGATGCAGCTTACACCCTTATTTCAGAAAGC TTTAATTCTCTAGCTTTGGACAAACGTTATCAAACAACTGATTCAGAGTTACCTTTTGAGTACTGTTATGCATTAAG CCCAAACAAAGACAGCTTCCAGTATCCAGCTGTGAATCTTACAATGAAAGGCGGGAGCTCATATCCCGTTTATCACCCTTTAGTAGTAATCCCCATGAAG GACACAGATGTGTACTGTTTAGCCATCATGAAGATAGAAGACATTAGCATCATCGGAC AGAACTTCATGACTGGCTATCGTGTTGTCTTTGATCGTGAGAAACTGATTCTGGGGTGGAAAGAATCTGATT GTTACACCGGTGAGACCTCGGCGCGGACGCTTCCATCAAACCGTTCCTCTTCTTCGGCTAGACCACCAACATCTTCGTTTGACCCAGAGGCGACAAACATACCATCTCAAAGACCAAGCACGTCGACTTCTTCTACCACTtattctctctctatctcactttcattattcttcttctcaattttggccatcctttaa